In the genome of Globicephala melas chromosome 7, mGloMel1.2, whole genome shotgun sequence, one region contains:
- the C7H2orf72 gene encoding uncharacterized protein C2orf72 homolog isoform X1 — protein sequence MERELEALAARPARAAEQPFQELVEAAGGCGQVLLVGELWEREQSRALLWDFARAVFPPQQAAGKPGGEAAEGAGPGAPGAQKVPATRARAIRSPLVFVLCRASSLAAREPRRHLREMLRDVRSRRRPGAALVGVLVAEAEPEDAVAPELRLLEALLRTVFGRQAGGPVQAAAYCPGHPASNLTVQAAACRALQAAGRLRPAEGAWERPGLPGLLACFSWGPWSRGKDPDATSPSDPAQGNFQDPEEELALTVVYPNGDCEDPRKGSVACDRVASTPTEPAGDLR from the exons ATGGAGCGCGAGCTGGAGGCGCTGGCTGCTCGGCCCGCGCGCGCGGCTGAGCAGCCCTTCCAGGAGCTGGTGGAGGCGGCGGGCGGCTGCGGGCAGGTGTTGCTGGTGGGAGAACTGTGGGAGCGCGAGCAGAGCCGCGCGCTGCTGTGGGACTTCGCCCGGGCGGTGTTCCCGCCCCAGCAAGCCGCGGGCAAGCCGGGCGGCGAGGCGGCCGAGGGCGCGGGGCCCGGGGCGCCGGGGGCGCAGAAGGTGCCCGCGACCCGGGCGCGCGCCATCCGCTCACCGCTGGTCTTCGTGCTGTGCCGCGCGTCATCGCTGGCAGCCCGGGAGCCGCGGCGCCACCTGCGGGAGATGCTGCGGGACGTGCGCAGCCGGCGGCGGCCCGGCGCGGCGTTGGTCGGGGTGCTGGTGGCCGAGGCGGAGCCCGAGGACGCGGTGGCTCCGGAGCTGCGGCTACTGGAGGCGCTGCTGCGCACGGTATTCGGCCGCCAGGCTGGAGGCCCGGTGCAGGCGGCTGCCTACTGCCCCGGCCACCCGGCTTCCAACTTGACTGTTCAGGCGGCCGCCTGCAGGGCCCTGCAAGCCGCCGGGCGCTTGCGACCAG CAGAAGGAGCGTGGGAGAGACCCGGCCTCCCAGGACTGCTGGCATGCTTTTCCTGGGGTCCCTGGAGCCGGGGGAAGGACCCAGATGCCACTTCCCCCAGTGACCCAGCTCAGG GTAACTTCCAGGATCCTGAGGAGGAGCTGGCACTGACAGTCGTATATCCCAATGGAGATTGCGAGGATCCCAGAAAGGGTTCAGTAGCCTGTGATAGAGTTGCCTCCACTCCCACTGAGCCCGCCGGAGACTTGAGATGA
- the C7H2orf72 gene encoding uncharacterized protein C2orf72 homolog isoform X2 produces MERELEALAARPARAAEQPFQELVEAAGGCGQVLLVGELWEREQSRALLWDFARAVFPPQQAAGKPGGEAAEGAGPGAPGAQKVPATRARAIRSPLVFVLCRASSLAAREPRRHLREMLRDVRSRRRPGAALVGVLVAEAEPEDAVAPELRLLEALLRTVFGRQAGGPVQAAAYCPGHPASNLTVQAAACRALQAAGRLRPEGAWERPGLPGLLACFSWGPWSRGKDPDATSPSDPAQGNFQDPEEELALTVVYPNGDCEDPRKGSVACDRVASTPTEPAGDLR; encoded by the exons ATGGAGCGCGAGCTGGAGGCGCTGGCTGCTCGGCCCGCGCGCGCGGCTGAGCAGCCCTTCCAGGAGCTGGTGGAGGCGGCGGGCGGCTGCGGGCAGGTGTTGCTGGTGGGAGAACTGTGGGAGCGCGAGCAGAGCCGCGCGCTGCTGTGGGACTTCGCCCGGGCGGTGTTCCCGCCCCAGCAAGCCGCGGGCAAGCCGGGCGGCGAGGCGGCCGAGGGCGCGGGGCCCGGGGCGCCGGGGGCGCAGAAGGTGCCCGCGACCCGGGCGCGCGCCATCCGCTCACCGCTGGTCTTCGTGCTGTGCCGCGCGTCATCGCTGGCAGCCCGGGAGCCGCGGCGCCACCTGCGGGAGATGCTGCGGGACGTGCGCAGCCGGCGGCGGCCCGGCGCGGCGTTGGTCGGGGTGCTGGTGGCCGAGGCGGAGCCCGAGGACGCGGTGGCTCCGGAGCTGCGGCTACTGGAGGCGCTGCTGCGCACGGTATTCGGCCGCCAGGCTGGAGGCCCGGTGCAGGCGGCTGCCTACTGCCCCGGCCACCCGGCTTCCAACTTGACTGTTCAGGCGGCCGCCTGCAGGGCCCTGCAAGCCGCCGGGCGCTTGCGACCAG AAGGAGCGTGGGAGAGACCCGGCCTCCCAGGACTGCTGGCATGCTTTTCCTGGGGTCCCTGGAGCCGGGGGAAGGACCCAGATGCCACTTCCCCCAGTGACCCAGCTCAGG GTAACTTCCAGGATCCTGAGGAGGAGCTGGCACTGACAGTCGTATATCCCAATGGAGATTGCGAGGATCCCAGAAAGGGTTCAGTAGCCTGTGATAGAGTTGCCTCCACTCCCACTGAGCCCGCCGGAGACTTGAGATGA